A window of Bacillus sp. DX3.1 genomic DNA:
ATCCAACCGTACTACCTAATTCTTCTAACGTTTTAGTACACATATCTAGTGTAATATTCTCACCTATTGTCCAGCTTCTATCATAACTATGTGCTGTCTTTAGATTTAATTTGTGCTTATTAATATAATCTTTTGTTTTCACTTGGCATGGGGCAGGAAAAGGGTTTGACCGCTTCTATGCATGGCCGGATGCTCTCTCCTACCTAACAAGAAGGGTTTTATATCGGTTTTTTAATTTGTATTTATATATTTTTCACTATTTATTAAATTATACAAATGATCGACTTCATCCTCTGTCCCCAATTCCTCTTTCTTGAGGTTATCAATAAACTTACTTCTTAATTTTTCGTCTTCTATTAATAGCTCAAGATGATCCGCCACTGACTTGGGAGTCATCTCTGCAATTACTCCATTGATATTATGCCTTATATGATTATTAGCTGTTTCAAAATTAGTAATTAATATTGGTTTTGCCAGTATTTTTGCCTCATCTATAGAAATAGATTTACCTTCATATCTGGATGTTTGTATATATATGTCTGCCTGCTTTATGTATGGATATGGATTTTCTTTTATGCCTAATAATTTTACTCTTTTTTCTAGTTTTTCTTCCTTTATACTTCTTTCAAGTTCTTCTCTTACGTTGCCTTCTCCAATCAAATACCATTTCAGATCGTACCCTTTTTTTACAAGTATATTGAATGCTTCTAAGGAAATATCTAATCCCTTTTCTTTAGCCAATCTTCCTACAGAAATTAATGATATACTTCTATCGTTCTCTTCTTTAAAGTCAACTTTCTCTAATGACATTTTCTTTATCATTCTTGAAGAAACTATATTGTGTATACATCCAATTTTCTTTCCATGTTCCGGGAAATTCTCCTTTAAAATATTAACTAACTCTTCTGATACAGTAACTATATGATCTAATTTCCCAAAATAAAATTTTTCTTTACTATAATCAATCCCTAATTTATTGTAATCCGTGTGTATCCATCCAATCTTTTTTTTCGCTTTTACCTTATCTACACAGAAATATATCGGATTTTTTTCTTGAAATCCGATAGCTACGTCATATAACTTATTGATTTCGTTTATCGAATTTGACATGTATTTCCATATTTTTTGTTCAATTATAGCTCCATTCGTTTCTGTTTTAGCCAGATACCCTAATATTCCTCTAGAAAATACCGTTTTAAAATCTCCTTTTTTCATTAATTCCGTTAAAGACCTTTTTATAGGCATATCAAAATATTTGTATTTTATCGGTTCCGGTAATACAGTAACTTCTTTTGGTAACTTATTTATAAATATTCCTTCATGCTTAAATAAAAATAAATCCACTTTGTATTTAGAATAATCTAGAACTTCCAATAAAGAAATTAGGGCTTTTTCAGCCCCACCACAATTTAGATTATTCATTATAAATAATATACTTTTTTTCATGAACTTCACCCATTATAGAATGTCATATAACTTATATATTTCTTCTTCCGTTCCTAATTTCTCTTTCGAAAGGTTACTTACTAATTTCCCCTTTAATTCTGTATCTTTTATAAGTCTCTCAATTCCTTCTGCAATAGCCTCTGGTTTCATATCTACAATTAATCCATTTATTTCATTGTCGATTTGATCTTTCGCAGTACTAAAATCAGTAACAAGTATAGGCTTATTCAATATTTTCGCCTCATCAATTGCTATAGATTTCCCTTCAAATTTAGATGTTTGTGCATAAATATCTGCTTGTTTTATATACGGGTAAGGATTAGATTTTAATCCTAACAATTTGAAATTGTTTTCTAATTTATTTGCTTTTATCAAATTGGTCAGTTGTTCTCTTTCTTCTCCCTCACCTATAATATTCCACTTTATTTTGTACCCTTTATCTATTAGTTTCTTACAGGATTCTATAGCCATTTCAAAGCCTTTTTGATAGTGCAGCCTACCTACTGAAAGTATAATAATTTCATTATCTTTCTTAACATAAACATCCTTATTTTCCTGGTTAGCCATTTTATGTATCATTGTCGGTGATACGATATTATAAATAACACTTACCTCATCTTTTTGATTAGGAAATCTGTTTTTTAGGATATTAGCACACTCTTCCGATACTGTAACTATGTTGTTTAGCTTTCTGAAGTACAAAGCATCAAAGTTCGAATCCATCCCTAATTTATTATAGTCAATGTGTACCCATCCTATTTTTTTATGTGCTTTCACTTTATCTACGCAAAAATATGTAGCGGTTTTTTCTAAGAATCCTATAGTAGCATCATACTGTTTCCCTATTTCATTTAAAGACTTAGCAATATATTTCCAGTTGTATTGTTCCCTTATCGATGTATTTGTCATTTTTCTATTCTTCATAGTGAACATACACCTATTATAGGCTAGCGATATTTCTCCCTTTAATAAAAATTCTTTGACCGATTTAAACAAAGGTAAGGTAAACGTCTTATATGTTTCTGGTATAGGTAGAATTTGTACCTCTTTTGGCACAAATTCCATAAATATACCTTCATGGTTAAACAAAAATAAATCTACGTTATATAACTGATAATCTATTTGAGATAGTAAGTTTACTAGACTCTTTTCTCCACCACCAGCAGACAGACTAGGCATAACAAATAATAAATTTTTTTTCATAATATACCCCGATTTACTTAGCTAATTCCTGTAGATATTCTACCGATTTATATGACATTCTTTTTGTATTAGGTATGGATTGCTCTAGTTTTCTTCTCAACTGATCCTCTTCCCTTACCATCTCATCGAATTTAGCTTTTAATTTATTACTATTAGATATTTCTTCTATATTTAAAACTAATTTCTCTTCTCCAAATAGGTCTTTAGCTATTCCCTTCGACTTTATACTGTATCCCAATACCATAGTTGGAACACAATTTGAATAAGCCGCTATCGTTGCATGTGTTCTAGCCCCTATAAAGAATCGCATCCTAGCTATATACCCCTTATATTGCGTTGCATTTAAATTGTTTGGTAATATAATTACTCTACCTGTATTTTTGAATTCTTCGTAATACTTATACAGAACTTCATAATCGTCATTTCCATCCTGTATAACATGAGGTGTGAGAGCAATTGTTGAATCGGTAGTATCTAATATATGGTGAATTAAATCCTTTACTGCAACTTGGGAATCTTTATTTTTATTCCATACAAGTGGACTAAAGTTAAGACCTACTGTATTCCCTTGTTGCCACCCTTTAGGTAATTCCAATTCTTCTTTTTCCATAGTAAATGCAGGATCCGCGCATAATTTAACATTATTAAGTCCCTTATTTTTCAACATACTATAGGTAAGGGTTTCACGAGCTAATATTAAATCAAATTGTTTTAAGTCCTCTAACTTTCTCTCTGACATGTCCTCTTCACCTATAGAACATCCCCATAACACTAACTTCTTTCCTTGTGCTTTTACTCTTTTATTTATTTCATACAATGCGGGCTGCTCTCCGTAACAATAATTATCTCCACCTATAGATAAGCATACATCCATATTCTTTATGTGTTTAATTATATTATCTTCCATTTTAGCTATTGCATATGATTCATCATTAAACAGTTTTACTTTAAGTAAAGCCATCCACCAATCATATGAGTACTTCGCTATACTACTGTTAGAACCATCATATATTCCATCTAACTGTGTTATAATCTTATCTGTTTCCGGCTTACTTGATGCCAAATATATCTTTGCTTCATCTACCTTTTCTTTTATGATATTAGTAGAAGAACGAACAATGGCCTCACATCCCCTATTAAGACTGCCACCGTGGGCAAACATCATAATTTTCATACTAAATAAACTCCCTCACTATTATTTATTTCTGAATCTACTATAAGCAGTAGCGCAATACAGTCCAACAGTTGATTTTCTCTTTATCGAATCTATTATAAACTGCTCATATCTTCCTAGCTTGCTGTAAATTGCACTATAGTATATAGGCAATGCTTCTCTAACATATTTATTTCGTATCATATTTTTCACATATCTATAACGCCTACTGAAACTTACATCTTTAGATGGTGTAAAATAAATATGGATATAGGACATTACACTATTAATAAACTTTATTGACTTTAATTCACATATTCTTACTCTATCAATCTTATCAGTATATATTTGGGGTAATTCCATAGTATATATTTCTACAGCTCTCTGAAAATAATCTTTTTCCGATATGTTTCTAGTAGCACTACCAGCTACCTCCCGATAATGGTAACCTACATAATCTATATATTTCATACGAGTTGCAATACTAAAGAATTCAACGTTAAACATTCCATCTTCCCCCAATGCAATCCCGCTTGGGAATTTAACGTTATTTTCTTTGATTAAATTATTTGTATAGATCTTATTCACAACAGTATTTAAATTATCTGCCTTAAGGAAATAAGGTAATATCTCTTGCTCTATATAATCTTTTTCAAGAACAATATCTATAGGGAATGGATATTTTGTAATTACCTTATGCCCTTCTGTCTCGCCCTTAAAATTTGATATAACTACATCACAATTACTTTGTTTTACTGAGTTATATAGCGTTTCATACATATCCCTTTCTATACAATCATCAGCATCAACAAATCCGACATATTCTCCAGCAGCTAAATGTAAGCCCATATTTCTTGCAATACTTACACCTTGATTTTCTTGATTTATAAGTGTTATCCTATCATCTACTTGTTTATATCCATCAATGATTTCTCTGCTATTGTCTGTCGAACCATCATTAATAAATATAAACTCACACTCTTGGAGTGTCTGATTTAAAAGCGACTCTATGCACTGAGTGATATATTTTCCTGCATTATAAACTGGTATTATTACACTTACTTTTTGGTTCATGCCTAAATCACACCTTTACGAGCAATCTCTTACGCTATAATCATAAATACACCTTTATTGTTGTCTCCTGTACTTGATGTATTTATTGTTTAGGCGCCTATAAAGTGAAACTTTAATCAGTGGGAGTCTTACTGCCCGTTAATGCGGGATAATTTTATATAGCTTATTCAACTCAGCGTTATTGCTGTAATCTCTATCTCGCAAATTATTGATTAATGTTTTCCTTAGCTCATCGTCTCTATATAAGTTTTCTATACCTTCGACTAACCCCTCTACACTTGAATCACATATAACGCCCTCAATTCCATCATCTAATTGGCTGGCTGCAGTAGGATAATTAGTTATCAATATAGGCTTTTCAAGGATTTTAGCTTCCGTAACCGTAACTGCCTTTCCCTCATATCTGGACGACTGAACGTATAAATCACATAACTTCATATACGGATATGGGTTAGTTTGTTTGCCTAATAGTATAAAACTGTCTTCTAACTGTTGTTCCGTTATCAGTTCCTTAAGGATAGATTCATCTGATCCGTATCCTATCACATACCATTTTATATTATTTAACCCTTTATTATGTAATGCTTTAAGAGCTTTTATAGCAACATCAAACCCTTTAGCATATGACAACCTTCCAACCGATAAAATATTAAAAGTGCCGTTACCTTTTTTATTAAAACTTACATTATCTTCAGCCATCTTCCGAATAAATTTGGGCGAAGTAATGTTTTCTATTTGTAAAATTTTATCTTTTAGCGATGGATATACAGTCAAGAATGCCCTTGTGCATTCATCTGATATAGATGCTATGTAATCAAACTTATTCCACATAGCAAAATCAATTTTATTATCAATTTCTAGTGTGCTATAGTCCGTATGAATCCAAGCTATCTTCTTATCAGCACTTACATTATCAGCTAAAGCATCGTGTGGCCATGCGTAACTAATTGCAAAGTCATACTTCTTTTTCTGTTTGGGCAAAAAATATGCTGCATACTTTGACACAAACTGCATCTGAATATATCCCGAACCTTCTTTTAAACGTCTCTTTTTTGATATTCTCCCTGCCATATACTTACTTATTATTCTTGTGATTACTGCCCCAAAATATCCTTCACGTATGCATTGCATAATTGACTTCCTAAAGACGGTATATCCACCTATCTGTGGCAATACGTTAACTTTATTAGGTACTAGATTTATGAAATCTCCGGTATGATTAAATATCAATAAATCTACGTTGTATGTATCATAGTCGAAACTTTCCAGCATATTAATTAAACTTCTTTCTATTCCACCAATTTCCATATCGTAGATAGAGATTAAAACATTTTTTTTCATACGATTCCTCACGTCCATGTTTTGTTTTAATGTAAGTAAATGAAAACAATCGCAGTATGTGAATTCATATGGAATAAACTTTTCATTAGCTGCTTAAACTAGTGCGATCGATACACATATTCTCTCTTTTATTCACAAACAGCGTATTAGAAGGAATACGCCCTTTTACAACGCTTCCGGCGGCTATTACGGTATTATCGCCTATAACAGTATCCTTCAATATAACTACATTAGAACCAATCCAAACATTCTTCCCTATCTTTACCTCACCTTTTACCAGATGGCTATCTGTAGGGTTTTTATAATTATGGTCGTGGTCATTAATACTCACATTTGGTCCTATCTTTGT
This region includes:
- a CDS encoding glycosyltransferase encodes the protein MKKSILFIMNNLNCGGAEKALISLLEVLDYSKYKVDLFLFKHEGIFINKLPKEVTVLPEPIKYKYFDMPIKRSLTELMKKGDFKTVFSRGILGYLAKTETNGAIIEQKIWKYMSNSINEINKLYDVAIGFQEKNPIYFCVDKVKAKKKIGWIHTDYNKLGIDYSKEKFYFGKLDHIVTVSEELVNILKENFPEHGKKIGCIHNIVSSRMIKKMSLEKVDFKEENDRSISLISVGRLAKEKGLDISLEAFNILVKKGYDLKWYLIGEGNVREELERSIKEEKLEKRVKLLGIKENPYPYIKQADIYIQTSRYEGKSISIDEAKILAKPILITNFETANNHIRHNINGVIAEMTPKSVADHLELLIEDEKLRSKFIDNLKKEELGTEDEVDHLYNLINSEKYINTN
- a CDS encoding glycosyltransferase; translation: MKKNLLFVMPSLSAGGGEKSLVNLLSQIDYQLYNVDLFLFNHEGIFMEFVPKEVQILPIPETYKTFTLPLFKSVKEFLLKGEISLAYNRCMFTMKNRKMTNTSIREQYNWKYIAKSLNEIGKQYDATIGFLEKTATYFCVDKVKAHKKIGWVHIDYNKLGMDSNFDALYFRKLNNIVTVSEECANILKNRFPNQKDEVSVIYNIVSPTMIHKMANQENKDVYVKKDNEIIILSVGRLHYQKGFEMAIESCKKLIDKGYKIKWNIIGEGEEREQLTNLIKANKLENNFKLLGLKSNPYPYIKQADIYAQTSKFEGKSIAIDEAKILNKPILVTDFSTAKDQIDNEINGLIVDMKPEAIAEGIERLIKDTELKGKLVSNLSKEKLGTEEEIYKLYDIL
- a CDS encoding polysaccharide pyruvyl transferase family protein, whose protein sequence is MKIMMFAHGGSLNRGCEAIVRSSTNIIKEKVDEAKIYLASSKPETDKIITQLDGIYDGSNSSIAKYSYDWWMALLKVKLFNDESYAIAKMEDNIIKHIKNMDVCLSIGGDNYCYGEQPALYEINKRVKAQGKKLVLWGCSIGEEDMSERKLEDLKQFDLILARETLTYSMLKNKGLNNVKLCADPAFTMEKEELELPKGWQQGNTVGLNFSPLVWNKNKDSQVAVKDLIHHILDTTDSTIALTPHVIQDGNDDYEVLYKYYEEFKNTGRVIILPNNLNATQYKGYIARMRFFIGARTHATIAAYSNCVPTMVLGYSIKSKGIAKDLFGEEKLVLNIEEISNSNKLKAKFDEMVREEDQLRRKLEQSIPNTKRMSYKSVEYLQELAK
- a CDS encoding glycosyltransferase — its product is MNQKVSVIIPVYNAGKYITQCIESLLNQTLQECEFIFINDGSTDNSREIIDGYKQVDDRITLINQENQGVSIARNMGLHLAAGEYVGFVDADDCIERDMYETLYNSVKQSNCDVVISNFKGETEGHKVITKYPFPIDIVLEKDYIEQEILPYFLKADNLNTVVNKIYTNNLIKENNVKFPSGIALGEDGMFNVEFFSIATRMKYIDYVGYHYREVAGSATRNISEKDYFQRAVEIYTMELPQIYTDKIDRVRICELKSIKFINSVMSYIHIYFTPSKDVSFSRRYRYVKNMIRNKYVREALPIYYSAIYSKLGRYEQFIIDSIKRKSTVGLYCATAYSRFRNK
- a CDS encoding glycosyltransferase; its protein translation is MKKNVLISIYDMEIGGIERSLINMLESFDYDTYNVDLLIFNHTGDFINLVPNKVNVLPQIGGYTVFRKSIMQCIREGYFGAVITRIISKYMAGRISKKRRLKEGSGYIQMQFVSKYAAYFLPKQKKKYDFAISYAWPHDALADNVSADKKIAWIHTDYSTLEIDNKIDFAMWNKFDYIASISDECTRAFLTVYPSLKDKILQIENITSPKFIRKMAEDNVSFNKKGNGTFNILSVGRLSYAKGFDVAIKALKALHNKGLNNIKWYVIGYGSDESILKELITEQQLEDSFILLGKQTNPYPYMKLCDLYVQSSRYEGKAVTVTEAKILEKPILITNYPTAASQLDDGIEGVICDSSVEGLVEGIENLYRDDELRKTLINNLRDRDYSNNAELNKLYKIIPH